Proteins encoded by one window of Lathyrus oleraceus cultivar Zhongwan6 chromosome 1, CAAS_Psat_ZW6_1.0, whole genome shotgun sequence:
- the LOC127126130 gene encoding aquaporin SIP1-2 codes for MANAILLAIADAVLTFIWVFISSTLGLVTTEILKAFNLEFVSYNGVNYPFIIITTLLIFVIIFTFTAIGNAMGGASFNPTGNASFYAAGLGSDTLFSMALRFPAQALGAVGGAMAIMEVMPPKYRHMIGGPVLKVDLHTGAIAEGVLTFVITFVVLFIIIKGPRSEFLKTLMMSISTVAVIVAGSAYTGPSMNPILAYGWAYLDNWHHTWDQFYVYWICPFIGAILAAWLFRAVFPAPPKVVKQKKA; via the exons ATGGCGAATGCAATACTATTAGCAATTGCTGATGCAGTATTAACATTTATATGGGTTTTCATTTCTTCAACCCTAGGATTAGTCACCACAGAAATTCTGAAAGCTTTTAATCTTGAATTTGTGTCTTACAATGGTGTTAATTACCCTTTTATTATAATCACTACTTTATTAATTTTTGTTATTATATTCACTTTCACTGCTATTGGTAATGCCATGGGTGGTGCCAGTTTCAATCCTACAGGAAATGCTTCTTTCTATGCTGCTGGTCTTGGTTCTGATACCCTTTTCTCTATGGCTCTTCGTTTCCCCGCTCAg GCGTTAGGTGCGGTGGGTGGTGCTATGGCAATTATGGAAGTAATGCCGCCAAAATATAGGCACATGATTGGTGGACCCGTTTTGAAGGTTGATTTGCATACAGGAGCTATTGCAGAAGGAGTGTTGACATTTGTAATCACTTTTGTCGTTCTCTTCATCATAATCAAGGGTCCTCGTAGCGAGTTCCTGAAGACTTTGATGATGTCTATTTCCACCGTGGCTGTGATCGTCGCCGGTTCTGCCTACACCGGACCGTCCATGAATCCTATCCTT GCATATGGTTGGGCATATTTAGACAACTGGCACCACACATGGGATCAATTCTATGTATATTGGATTTGTCCATTCATTGGAGCAATACTTGCTGCTTGGTTGTTTCGTGCTGTCTTCCCTGCTCCACCAAAAGTAGTCAAACAGAAAAAAGCTTGA